The following nucleotide sequence is from Candidatus Eisenbacteria bacterium.
ACGCCTCCTCGGCCGCTGGAAGAGGAAGAGCGAAGAAGAACGAGAGAAGCTGCTCGCGCGAATCGTGGAGGGGGGGGGAGAGGCGCATGAGAAGCGGCGCGTCGCCGATTGGTCCGACCTGCGGCAGCTGGCGGAAGGGGGGATCGTCATCGGCAGCCACGGCGTCAACCACCGTATCCTCACGCGCGTTTCGCCGGAAACGGCCGCGCGGGAACTGGCCGAATCGCGGGAGAGGATCACCGCCGCGCTCGGCCGACCGCCGGACTACGTGGCCTATCCGAACGGCGACCGAAACGAGGCGGTCCGGCGCCTCGCCGCGGGAGCCGGCTATCGCTTCGGATTCTCCTTGGATGGAAGGATGGAAGATCCTTACGATCTTCCACGGGTGAACCTACACGACGGGAAGGCGACCGACCGGCGAGGCCGGTGGTCCGCCCGCCGCCTTCGCTGGGCGATCGGCATCGCCTGAGCGGGAGGGCCGGCAAGGAGAGAGACCATGTTCGACCTGGCTCGAAGGCCCGGCGATCTAGCCGCCGTTCTCAATCGATTGTCCGATGCGCCCGCGGAACCGCCGGCGGCGATCATTCTGGGCGCTTCGCCCAACGGCCTCTCCTTCGTGCGCAGCATCGGACGCCGGGGAGTGCCCGTGGTCGTGATGGAGGGACCGGGAGATCTGCCCGGCCTCCATTCCCGGTACGGAATCGGCGTCCGCATGCCCGATCCGGTGGAACGGCACGACTTTTGGATGGAGACGCTTCTCTCCATCGGCCGCTCTCTTCCGGTCCGACCGGTTCTCATTCCCACCGGCGACGTGCATGTGCTCATGGTTTCCCGCGAGAGGGCTTCGCTCTGCCGTTATTTTCGTTTCGTTCTCCCCGACGAAGAGGTGGTGGAAAAGCTGCCCAACAAGAGGGAGCAGTATGGTCTTGCGGAGCGGAACGGGCTGGAGGCGCCCAAAACATTTTATCCCGAAAGCGAAGAGGAGGCGATCGCCGCGGGCGACGCCGTCGGCTTCCCCTGCATCGTCAAGCCGTACTACTCGCACCTCTGGAAACGCCACAAGGAAGGGAAGCTTCTCGAGGTGGCCGACCGGGAGGAACTGAGGCGCGCCTTCGCCGAAGGGGCGCGGATCGGGCAGGCGGTGATGGTGCAGGAAAAGATCCCCGGCGGCGACGACCAACTCTTCGGCCTTCTGGTCTATTACGACCGGGAAACGAGGCCGATCTGCCTCTTCACCAAGAGGAAGCTGAGACAGAACCCGGTGGAGTACGGCGACGGCAGCTTCCAGGTGAGCGTCCGGATCCCGGAGCTGATGGAAATGGGCGACCGCTTCTGCCGGGCGATCGGTTATCAAGGGTTGGGCGGATTCGAGTGGAAGAGGGATCCGCGGGACGGGCGCTACAAGCTGATCGAACTCAACCCGCGATCCGTCTCGGCGGAGTCGCTCACCACCGCCTCCGGGATGGACATTCCCTGGATCGCCTACCGGGACATCGGGGAGCTGGAGCGACTCGAGCCGACCGACTCCTTCCGGGAAGGCGTGTACTGGGTGAATCTCCGCTGGGACTTTCACTCTTTTCAGCAGAACCGCCGGCGGGGGAACCTTACCTTCTTCGGTTGGGCGGGGAGCCTCCTCGGAAAACCGCTCCGCCACGCCTTTCTCGACTGGCGCGACCCGGCGCCCGCATGGCGGGTGGCGTGGGCCGCCGCGAGAAACCTCCTGGGGCGTTCGGGATGATCGTTGAGGGAGGGGACGGATTGGGCGGCGCGGCATTCGGGGAACCGGCGAAACCACTGGCCGCGCACCTCCTATCCGGCGATCTGTGGGGAGGGGCGGAGGCGCAGGTCTTTCATCTGATCGGCGCGCTTCTGCGCGGGGGGCGTTGGGAGGCGCGCGTGATCCTCCTCAACGACGGCCTCGCCGCCGAGCGATTGCGCCGCGCCGGAACGCGCGTGCGCGTCCTCCCCGAACGGGGACGATCCTTCCTCTCCCTGCTCCGCGACTGCGGGCGCATTCTACGGGAGTGGAACCCGAGGATCGTTCATTCTCACGGATATAAAGAGAATTTGCTGGCCGGTTTCGCCGCCCGCCCCCTTCGGGGCTGCGCGCGGATCCGCACCCAGCACGGTTCCCCTTATCCGGGAGGGCGTTTCCCCTACACCGCCTACTACCGCGTGGACCGCTTTCTCGCGCCGCGCCTCTGCGAGAGGGCGATCGCCGTCTCCGGCGCGGTGGCGGAGGAGATGCGGCGCTTTCTCCCCATGGAGAAGATCGCGACGGTGCGGAACGGGATCCCTCTCCCGGAGGAAGCGGGAGGCGCGCCGCCTCCGGAGAATCCGGGACCCGGCCGCTGGATCGTCTCTTGCGGGAGGCTCTCCCCGGAGAAACGTTTCGACCGTCTGATCGACGCGGTCGCGCGCCTCGCCGAGGAGGGGATCGACGCGCGGCTTCTCCTCGTCGGAGACGGACCGGAGCGGGGGGCGTTGGAGAGGATCGCCGGTGAAATCGCGCCCGGCCGCGTCCGCTTCGCCGGTTTTCGCGAAGAGCCGGCTCCCCTTCTCGGGGGAGCGGAGATCTTCGCACTCTCCTCGGAGAGGGAGGGACTGCCGATGACCCTTTTAGAGGCTCTCGCCCTCGGGCTCCCGGCGGTGGTTCCCCGCGTGGGGGGAATGGCGGAGGTGATTCGCGACGGCGAGACCGGCTTGCTCGTTCCGCCGGGGGACGGACCGGCGCTCGCCGCCGCGATCGCTAGGCTCCTTCGCGACGATTCCCTGCGCGGGCGAATCGGCGCCGCGGGGAAGGAGGCGGTCCGGCGGGAATACGGCGTGGACCGTACCGCTCGAGAGACGGAGAGGGTATACGAGGAGGCGACGCGCCGGTGAACGTTCTCTGGGTTTCCCATTTCGTCCCCTGGCCCCCGCGCGGCGGGAATCTCCAGCGTTCCTGGCACCTGCTGCGCGAGCTGAGCCGGGAGGCGCGGGTCGACCTGATCGCCTTTCACCGTCGCCGTTCGGAGGCGGACCGCGATCTCGATGGAGCGAAGCGGGAAATGGAAAAGCTCTGCGGCCGCGTATCCATCTTCCCCATTCCGAACGAGAGATCCCGCGCCGCTTTCGCCGCCGGGCTTCTGAGAAATCTGTTGGAAAAGAGTCCATATACGGTTCAAGAATTATATTCGGACGATTTCCGCGACCGGCTGGAGCGATACTTGGGGGACGGGGGATACGACGCCGTCCATTTCGACACCGTCGACCTGGCCGGGCACCGGCCCCTCGCGGCCGGACTACCGGCGATCCTGAACCACCACAACGTGGAGTCTCTCCTCTTCCGCCGCCGGGCGCCGCGGGAAAGGAACCCTCTGGCCGGCGCCTACCTCCGCCTGCAGGCGTCCAAGCTGGGGCTCTACGAGAAGAGATGGTACGGCGCCTTCGACCGGAATCTGTTCGTGTCCGCCGCGGACCGCTCGCGCGCGGAGTCCGACGCGCCGGGTCTCCGAGCCGACGTGGTGCCGAACGGAACCGACACCGCCTACTACACGCCCGGCGGGGAAGGGGAGGCGAAGAGAGTCGTCTGGGTCGGCGGGCTGAGTTGGTTCCCCAACCGGGACGCCGTCGCCTGGCTCCTCGGCCGTCTCTGGCCGCGGATCCGGCAGCGCCATCCCGACGCGACGCTCGATCTGATCGGCTCCGCCCCGGAGCGGTTCCTTCCGCGGGGGGGGGCGGACCGGAGCGTGCGCGTGCACGGCTTCGTGGAGGACCTCCGCCCGCTGGTGACGGGCGCGTGGCTTTCGGTGGCGCCCCTCCGCGTGGGAGGGGGCACGCGCCTCAAGATCCTCGACGCGCTGGCGATGGGGAAGACGGTCCTCGCCACGTCCGTAGGGCGCGAGGGAATCGAGGCGCGCGAAGGGGAGGAGATCGTGACCGCGGACGGAGAGGACGCCTTCGTGGAAGAGGCGGATCGCCTTCTCCGGGACAGGGATTTGAGGGAGCGGATCGGAAAAAACGGAAGGGCGCTCGCGGAAAGGGTCTACGACTGGTCCGTCGTCGGCGCCGGCTACCGGCGGATCGTCCGGGATCTTACACGAGGGAAGGAGGAGTGATCGGTGAGTGAAAGGGCGGTGAACGTCGTTCTCGTCTCCGGGGCGAGACCCAACTTCATGAAGATCGCGCCGATTCACCGCGCCCTCGCCGGGCGGCCCCGCTTCCGGAGCTTCCTGTTGCACACGGGCCAGCATTACGACGACGTCATGTCGCTCCGTTTCTTCCGCGACCTGGGGTTGGAGAAACCGGACGCGGACCTGGAGGTGGGCTCTCTCTCCCACGCGGCGCAGACCGGCGCCGTGCTGACCCGTTTCGATCGCTTCCTGGACACTCATCCCACCGATCTGGTCCTGGTCGTGGGGGACGTGAACTCCACACTCGCCTGCGCGCTCACGGCGGTGAAGCGCGGGATCCTCGTCGCCCATGTGGAGGCGGGCCTGCGCAGCTTCGACCGAAGAATGCCCGAGGAGATCAACCGGGTCCTCACCGACGCCGTCGCCCACATCCTCTTCATCACGGAAGAGAGCGCCGCGGAGAACCTCCGCCGCGAAGGGATCCCCGATGAGCGCGTCCATTTCGTCGGAAACGTCATGGTGGACACCCTCCTCGCCAACAGGGAGCGCGCCCTCAAAATCGACCCCGTCGTCCCCCTCCCGAAGGGACCTTACGCGCTGGTGACCCTCCACCGTCCCTCCAACGTGGATCGCGAGGAAGATCTGATGAGGGCGGTCGCGATCCTGGAGGAAACGTCGTCGCGATTGCCCGTTCTCTTCCCCGTCCACCCGCGCACCGCCGCGGCCCTCGAGAGGACCGGCCTCCGCGGCCGGCTCGAAAGGGCCGACGGAGTCGCCCTTCTCCCGCCGCTCGGCTACCTCGACTTCCTTCGTCTCTTTTTGGGCGCTGCCGTACTCTTGACCGATTCCGGAGGCATACAGGAGGAGAGCACCGCGCTCGGCATCCCCTGCGTCACCCTTCGCGAGAACACGGAGCGGCCGATCACCGTAGAGGAGGGGACAAACGAGGTGTGCGGTCTCGATCGGGAGAAGATCCTCGGCGTGGTGGACGGCGTTCTCGCCGGGCGCGGCAAAGGAGGGCGCGTACCGGCGCTCTGGGACGGCCGCGCCGCCGAGAGGATCGCTTCGGTTTTGGAAGGATTGTTTTAGGCGATCGTTCCGGCGTCGGCGCCGCGCGACGCCAAGGTCTCCCGCACGAGATCCTCGATGCGGATCACCACGCGGTCCCATCCGTAACGGCGGGCCGTTTCGATCCGCCGCTCCCTCTCCCCGTCGCCGTTTTCGGCGAAGGATCCCCTGAGCGCTTCCACCCACCCCTCCGCGCTCTCCGCCGTCCTCACGAGACCATGCAGCTCTTCCAGGCAGGGCAAGGGAACGGAGACGACCGGTTTGCCGGCGGCGAGATATTCGTGCAGCTTGAGCGGATAGCGCTGTCTCCCCTCGCGGGTCATGGCGTACGGCATCAGACACGCGTCGAAGGCGCGCACATAGCGGGGGATTTCGAACAGGGGTTTCGCGCCGAGCAGGTGAACATTGCGGAGGGCCGCCCATTCCTCGAAAAGCGCCCGGTTTTCGCGGGTCACCACGAGAACCGGACCGGCGAAACAGAAGGAGATCTCGGGCGCCGCGCGGGCGATATCGAGAAGAAGACGGTAGTCGAGCTTGTCGCAGACGCGGCCCACGTACCCCGCCCGCGGGGAGGGAATCGCCGCCAGATCCTCTGGAGTCTCTTCCTCTTCACCGGCGTCGGGCACGAACTGGTCGAAATCGACGCCGTTCGGCACGTAGACCACTCGCCGTCCGGGACCGGCTTTGGCGTCCCGCAAGGTTTCGGACACGCAGAGGGTCAGGTCCGCCGTATCCAGCAGGCTCCTCTCCTCGGCCCGGAGCCGCGCTTTGTTGGCGCCCAGATACCCGCTGTACTCGTCGAGCACGTGATACATCACCATCTTCTCGTTCAATCCGCCCACGTAACCCCGAAACTTGGGGTGGAGCAGATACAGGATCGGTCGCTTGCCGCCGATGCGCGAGAGGGCGCGCCGGAGACAGGAGAGACGGGCCGACTCGATGGCGCGGATCAGGAGGCGCGACTTGTAGAAATTGGGGAGAAAACGGGGATAGCGGTATACATAGAGATGGTCTTCCCGATGGCGAAGCCCGCCGCCGCTGCCGTTCGGCGCGAAGCGGCTCCCGAGGACCTCCGTCCTCTCCAGGGGAGGAGGGACGAAGAGAACGCGGTTCCGGTAGGCGAGACGCCGGAGCACCTGGTTCCAGGTCTGCGCCCCCGGTTCCCAGCCGCTCCACCCGAAACAGAGGAAGGTCTCCCCGCGAAGCCGCTCCCGGCCCGGATCAGCGGCGGCGGGAACGCCGCCGTCCCAGGTATCGCCCGTGCCGCTCACGATCGTGTCTCCTCGAGCAGCTCCGCCAATTCTCCGGTGAGACGGCGGAAATCGAAACGGGACGGCTTGCCGTGGAAAACGCCTCGGGGAGCGCGCATCGCTTCGAGAACGCGATCCGCCAGCGCCTCCGGGTCTTCCGGACCGACGGCGACGCCGAGCCCCTCGCGGAGGACGATGTTCCGCGTGGCGCCGGGGGTGACCATCGCAAGGATCGGTCTTCCCACCGACAGGTAGTCGAACAGCTTGCGCGGCACCTGCAGCTCCGTCCCCGCCTGAATCAGAAGGAGGAGGTCCGACGCCGCCAACACGCGGAACGCCTCATCGCGACGGACCTTCGGCTCGAAGCGGATCATGCGCGCCAGGTCCGGATCGGCGAGCCAATGTTCCCAGCGGGGCTCCGGCCCCGCCGTCCCCAGGAGCCGGACCCTGAGATCATCCGGCGCGAGCGCCCCGCGATCCAGGAGAAGACGAATCGCTCGGAAGAGAGGAGCCGGATCGCGCCTCCCATAAAGGGTTCCCGCGTGGGTGATCGTGAAGGGACCGCCCGGTTCGGGGGCGTCATCCGGGGCGGGAGTCTCCTCCGGATCGTAGCCGTTCGAGATGATCGCGAAATGATCGGCGGGGAGTGCGTAGCGGTTCCGGAAATCATCCGCCAGCTCCACCGTGTTCGCGACGACCCGATCGGCGGCGCGCACCACCTTTCCCTCGAGGGATCGATCGATCGGATCGAGGAAAGAGGTGCTTCGC
It contains:
- the wecB gene encoding UDP-N-acetylglucosamine 2-epimerase (non-hydrolyzing), whose translation is MNVVLVSGARPNFMKIAPIHRALAGRPRFRSFLLHTGQHYDDVMSLRFFRDLGLEKPDADLEVGSLSHAAQTGAVLTRFDRFLDTHPTDLVLVVGDVNSTLACALTAVKRGILVAHVEAGLRSFDRRMPEEINRVLTDAVAHILFITEESAAENLRREGIPDERVHFVGNVMVDTLLANRERALKIDPVVPLPKGPYALVTLHRPSNVDREEDLMRAVAILEETSSRLPVLFPVHPRTAAALERTGLRGRLERADGVALLPPLGYLDFLRLFLGAAVLLTDSGGIQEESTALGIPCVTLRENTERPITVEEGTNEVCGLDREKILGVVDGVLAGRGKGGRVPALWDGRAAERIASVLEGLF
- a CDS encoding glycosyltransferase; protein product: MIVEGGDGLGGAAFGEPAKPLAAHLLSGDLWGGAEAQVFHLIGALLRGGRWEARVILLNDGLAAERLRRAGTRVRVLPERGRSFLSLLRDCGRILREWNPRIVHSHGYKENLLAGFAARPLRGCARIRTQHGSPYPGGRFPYTAYYRVDRFLAPRLCERAIAVSGAVAEEMRRFLPMEKIATVRNGIPLPEEAGGAPPPENPGPGRWIVSCGRLSPEKRFDRLIDAVARLAEEGIDARLLLVGDGPERGALERIAGEIAPGRVRFAGFREEPAPLLGGAEIFALSSEREGLPMTLLEALALGLPAVVPRVGGMAEVIRDGETGLLVPPGDGPALAAAIARLLRDDSLRGRIGAAGKEAVRREYGVDRTARETERVYEEATRR
- a CDS encoding glycosyltransferase, encoding MSGTGDTWDGGVPAAADPGRERLRGETFLCFGWSGWEPGAQTWNQVLRRLAYRNRVLFVPPPLERTEVLGSRFAPNGSGGGLRHREDHLYVYRYPRFLPNFYKSRLLIRAIESARLSCLRRALSRIGGKRPILYLLHPKFRGYVGGLNEKMVMYHVLDEYSGYLGANKARLRAEERSLLDTADLTLCVSETLRDAKAGPGRRVVYVPNGVDFDQFVPDAGEEEETPEDLAAIPSPRAGYVGRVCDKLDYRLLLDIARAAPEISFCFAGPVLVVTRENRALFEEWAALRNVHLLGAKPLFEIPRYVRAFDACLMPYAMTREGRQRYPLKLHEYLAAGKPVVSVPLPCLEELHGLVRTAESAEGWVEALRGSFAENGDGERERRIETARRYGWDRVVIRIEDLVRETLASRGADAGTIA
- a CDS encoding glycosyltransferase → MNVLWVSHFVPWPPRGGNLQRSWHLLRELSREARVDLIAFHRRRSEADRDLDGAKREMEKLCGRVSIFPIPNERSRAAFAAGLLRNLLEKSPYTVQELYSDDFRDRLERYLGDGGYDAVHFDTVDLAGHRPLAAGLPAILNHHNVESLLFRRRAPRERNPLAGAYLRLQASKLGLYEKRWYGAFDRNLFVSAADRSRAESDAPGLRADVVPNGTDTAYYTPGGEGEAKRVVWVGGLSWFPNRDAVAWLLGRLWPRIRQRHPDATLDLIGSAPERFLPRGGADRSVRVHGFVEDLRPLVTGAWLSVAPLRVGGGTRLKILDALAMGKTVLATSVGREGIEAREGEEIVTADGEDAFVEEADRLLRDRDLRERIGKNGRALAERVYDWSVVGAGYRRIVRDLTRGKEE
- a CDS encoding glycosyltransferase family 4 protein encodes the protein MRRLLMIVYHFPPLTTSGTYRSLQFARYLPRYGWKPTVLTIRPECLAEPGLLDDEPLRSLPEEVRVLRSIDPEPLRRILGWRDRLLGKAGGNGSTPGADPAVAERRGVTWRDWLSDCFSLPDRQMGWIPVAAWRAGRLLQEGGFDGVYSSAPPASVHLAALLASRGSGVPWIADFRDPWVSNRFLPVRSTSFLDPIDRSLEGKVVRAADRVVANTVELADDFRNRYALPADHFAIISNGYDPEETPAPDDAPEPGGPFTITHAGTLYGRRDPAPLFRAIRLLLDRGALAPDDLRVRLLGTAGPEPRWEHWLADPDLARMIRFEPKVRRDEAFRVLAASDLLLLIQAGTELQVPRKLFDYLSVGRPILAMVTPGATRNIVLREGLGVAVGPEDPEALADRVLEAMRAPRGVFHGKPSRFDFRRLTGELAELLEETRS